CCAGTTTTCCCTGAAATTGTTTCTCATGTTTAACAAAAGCTTCAGCATAACTTCCTGTTTGGTTGCGCACATGAGATGGATCTATATCATAGAAAATCGGCAAAAGAATTTGCCCCTTCATCTTCTTACATTCCAGTATTTTCACGAGCTCATCCAAACACCACTTAGAGTTTCCgtagttttttgaaaatataacaaTGGAAACCTTTGCCTCCTCAATGGCCATAAGAAGTGTGGACGATATCTCATCCCCTCTTTGAAGATTGTAATCTATATATGTTCCGACCTTAAGTCTGGTCAAAGTGGCGTGAAGATGGCTAGTGAAGGTGTAGCGTGTGTCCTCACCTCTAAAGCTGAGGAACACTTGACCATGCTTTTGGTGATGAGGAGGGAAAGAGGTTGACCATGACATGTTTATTGGTTATCTAGCTTAACAGTAAGGAGAAAATGGT
Above is a genomic segment from Medicago truncatula cultivar Jemalong A17 chromosome 5, MtrunA17r5.0-ANR, whole genome shotgun sequence containing:
- the LOC11411410 gene encoding disease resistance protein RPV1, which translates into the protein MSWSTSFPPHHQKHGQVFLSFRGEDTRYTFTSHLHATLTRLKVGTYIDYNLQRGDEISSTLLMAIEEAKVSIVIFSKNYGNSKWCLDELVKILECKKMKGQILLPIFYDIDPSHVRNQTGSYAEAFVKHEKQFQGKLEKVQTWRHALREAANISGWECSVNRMESELLEKIAKDVIEKLNRVNDGDLDRKIEKIMNLAKL